Proteins found in one Venturia canescens isolate UGA chromosome 6, ASM1945775v1, whole genome shotgun sequence genomic segment:
- the Wnt2 gene encoding protein Wnt-7b isoform X3: MQLCSRINSRQLQHKKSIAERQTHTHGHEYIYPRSREAAFTYAISSAGITYAITAACSRGNITACGCEPAVRTRKELPPNGWEWGGCSADVTYGMRFARRFLDSREVEGDARSLMNLHNNKAGRKIVKALLQTECKCHGVSGSCTVRTCWRTLPSFRQIGDALMKKYYRARPVMAITPPPPPTIQASDYLTHSSSMDIVPIIGNDAKSQGKSLDYSSSRNDRRPLRKSSKPRRPHLVLKRIKVSGGPGMSQKRIPKRSELVFLEASPNYCEPDLAQGSLGTQGRSCNRTSKGTDGCDLMCCGRGYNTHQFTRTWQCRCKFHWCCRVHCDTCTERTEEYTCK, translated from the exons GCAGCAGGGAAGCAGCTTTCACGTACGCCATAAGCTCGGCTGGCATTACGTATGCGATTACAGCAGCTTGCAGCAGGGGCAACATAACAGCTTGTGGTTGCGAACCAGCTGTAAG AACGAGGAAGGAGTTGCCGCCAAATGGCTGGGAGTGGGGAGGATGCAGTGCGGACGTAACTTACGGAATGAG ATTCGCGCGTAGGTTTTTGGACTCGAGAGAGGTCGAAGGTGACGCGAGGAGCCTCATGAATCTTCACAACAACAAGGCCGGTAGAAag ATAGTCAAGGCCCTGCTACAAACCGAATGCAAGTGCCACGGCGTTTCCGGATCCTGCACTGTCAGAACCTGCTGGAGAACCCTCCCCAGCTTTCGACAGATCGGCGATGctctcatgaaaaaatattatcgagCACGACCCGTTATGGCTATAACTCCACCCCCTCCACCCACGATTCAG GCCTCGGATTACTTGACGCATTCGTCGTCGATGGACATAGTCCCGATTATCGGAAACGATGCAAAGTCCCAAGGCAAGTCGTTGGACTATTCAAGTTCCCGGAACGATCGTAGACCACTGAGAAAGTCGTCGAAACCTCGAAGGCCGCATCTCGTGTTGAAGAGGATAAAAGTTAGCGGTGGTCCGGGAATGAGCCAAAAGAGGATTCCAAAAAGGAGCGAGCTCGTTTTTCTTGAAGCATCGCCCAATTATTGCGAACCTGATCTCGCTCAGGGCAGCCTGGGCACGCAGGGTCGATCCTGTAACCGTACGAGCAAAG GTACCGATGGCTGTGACCTAATGTGCTGTGGTCGAGGATACAACACGCATCAATTTACGAGAACGTGGCAATGCAGATGCAAATTTCATTGGTGTTGTCGAGTCCACTGCGACACTTGTACCGAGCGCACTGAGGAATACACGTGCAAAtga
- the LOC122412564 gene encoding KIF-binding protein-like, with protein sequence MKDEDLTMWALRAARLASYFLSKNRFVEARNHLSAAIHVLHEYEKKLKATDTSKTEKLNDFRRKYADVAKCWVKYGLFLFSVSKTNMVSQFCCEPNQVLDKLWTVPFKNIDNNSFLSTKEGKNVEALTDATKNSSPPDGRRSKVQFFLPDEKSSEAACHSTGSSEKVLGNEESRDNSSHFSAGNSEKPSSYLIFESLTELSESENEVAASLIETTGQARSLFLHTHSWLKKVKTYYNLNEYPMEYVNVVLDLSELYRYLAFYEEEIESQYAVQKLRADALETLSTVLREIRPQCYISVSVELLRELAEVQLEMMGLNLRRIYAAKEATSRDTSETTLHKMDALADIHSRLEQFRDNFSHIDDPERKCDTQNATSERFSHFIV encoded by the exons atgaaagaCGAAGATCTCACAATGTGGGCTCTCAGAGCTGCGAGATTAGCCTCCTATTTTCTTAGCAAAAACCGTTTCGT AGAAGCGAGAAATCATTTATCAGCTGCCATTCACGTGCTTCACGAGTACGAGAAAAAACTTAAAGCGACGGATACTTCCAAAACAgaaaa gtTAAACGACTTCAGACGCAAGTATGCCGACGTCGCAAAATGTTGGGTCAAATACGGCCTGTTTCTGTTCAGCGTATCAAAAACAAACATGGTTTCCCAATTTTGTTGCGAACCGAATCAAGTTCTTGACAAACTTTGGACCGTGCCGTTCAAAAACATCGATAACAACAGTTTTTTATCGACtaaggaaggaaaaaacgtcGAAGCTTTGACGGACGCGACTAAAAATTCATCTCCCCCCGACGGTCGACGCAGTaaagtacaatttttcttgCCTGACGAAAAATCGTCAGAAGCAGCATGTCACTCGACGGGGAGTAGCGAAAAAGTGTTAGGAAATGAAGAATCGCGTGATAATTCTTCACACTTCTCTGCAGGCAACTCCGAAAAGCCGA GCTCATATCTTATTTTTGAATCGTTGACGGAATTATCTGAGTCCGAAAATGAAGTTGCTGCTTCTCTGATCGAAACGACGGGCCAAGCACGATCGCTGTTTCTTCATACTCACAGTTGGCTCAAAAAAGTCAAAACTTATTATAACCTGAATGAATATCCCATGGAGTATGTGAACGTCGTTCTGGATCTTAGCGAACTTTATCGATATCTTGCATTTTATGAAGAAGAAATAGAAAG TCAGTATGCGGTGCAAAAGTTACGAGCGGATGCTCTAGAAACCCTGAGCACGGTCCTCCGTGAAATTCGTCCACAGTGCTACATCTCCGTGTCTGTTGAACTGTTACGGGAACTCGCGGAAGTTCAGTTGGAGATGATGGGGCTAAATCTGCGGAGAATATACGCGGCAAAAGAAGCCACTTCGAGGGACACGAGCGAAACGACTCTTCACAAAATGGACGCTCTCGCTGACATTCATTCTCGATTAGAACAGTTCCGTGATAATTTTAGTCACATCGACGATCCCGAAAGAAAATGTGATACGCAAAATGCTACGTCTGAAcgtttttcacattttattgTGTAA
- the LOC122412565 gene encoding uncharacterized protein — translation MNDKDYFGSYELSQTTLNSLKEIDNLLDNDNLANVAWSVINPKRETKRDLDDGVEQKVERKIDDDADTVPVESSSTQFFFSQKDRSLLPLKLNKEEIVPQWQDVAESLFECVENISDRLPVVYLKSLTDDQAESAIKYLSEKLSLKGTYNLCHSICSLEDEHSIRFVRITCNNLLLPKIIDLEEPSRLMSNVIHELVEKFPEDVREFIFMPMLNIQIRDTSVFSVIVDRYPSSQKNDLILSFLTIVQELKDWHVSILSQLITTTLSDHVAKDKLLSLMSEKATTYSRDKKFGKFVLSYIKLNNPFTDRQKSMLTEIVAVNETIFKKVTESLLTNMYLYGDFWHIA, via the exons ATGAACGACAAAGATTATTTTGGCAGTTACGAACTGTCACAAACGACGTTAAACAGTTTGAAGGAAATCGATAACCTCTTGGATAATGACAATTTGGCAAACGTCGCCTGGAGTGTCATAAACCCAAAA CGAGAAACGAAGAGGGACCTCGATGATGGGGTTGAGCAAAAAgttgaaaggaaaattgatgaCGATGCGGATACTGTACCTGTCGAGAGCTCGTCgactcaatttttcttcagtcAAAAAGATCGAAGCTTGCTGCCCCTGAAATTAAACAAAGAAGAAATTGTTCCACAATGGCaagacgtcgccgaatcgttATTCGAATGTGTAGAAAATATAAGTGACAGGTTGCCGGTTGTATACTTGAAAAGTTTGACAGATGACCAAGCCGAATCTGCTATCAAATATTTGAGCGAGAAATTGAGCCTCAAGGGCACTTATAATCTTTGTCACTCCATCTGCTCTCTCGAAGATGAACACAGTATAAGATTCGTGAGAATAACTTGCAACAACCTTTTGCTACCAAAA ATAATTGATTTAGAAGAGCCATCACGCTTAATGAGCAATGTGATACATGAACtagttgaaaaatttccagaAGATGTGCGAGAGTTTATATTTATGCCAATGCTCAATATTCAAATTCGAGACACATCGGTTTTTTCTGTGATCGTCGATCGTTATCCTTCATCACAAAAAAATGACTTAATCCT GAGTTTTCTCACGATCGTTCAAGAACTCAAGGATTGGCATGTTAGCATCTTATCTCAgttaataacaacaacattATCTGACCATGTTGCTAAAGATAAACTGCTCAGCTTAATGTCGGAGAAAGCTACGACTTATTcgcgagataaaaaatttggaaaatttgttcTTTCCTACATTAAACTCAATAACCCTTTCACTGATCGCCAGAAGTCAATGTTGACTGAAATTGTTGCAGTTAATGaaacaatatttaaaaaagtgaCTGAGAGTTTGCTAACAAATATGTATCTCTATGGAGATTTTTGGCACATTGCCTAA
- the LOC122412567 gene encoding regulator of microtubule dynamics protein 1-like — MTFQNVIRIVRTSGIVRRAFLHQLFIVARKVNFLPTKLILGAPLIAQFTKLDPLPPSDVTKAMLAEADALFEQGKYLNLYEKFKNYKDGSSAEMLWRLSRALYHMSKSANPDEAKAMIYEAYDLVSKALSLEDDISQVHKWYTVLLDSKSEYEGKKARIQQLQTVKNHMLRALELNPKDATILYMLGNWCYCVADLAWYQRKIAAVIFAAPPTSSFQEALEFLLKAEEIDPNFYSQNLLLLGKTYLKLNNKEEGVKYLKMASEYPARNNDDQDAKQEATKLLSGL, encoded by the exons ATGACTTTCCAAAACGTTATCCGGATTGTCAGGACATCGGGAATTGTACGGAGAGCTTTTCTGCACCAGTTATTCATTGTG gcTCGAAAAGTTAACTTTTTGCCAACAAAATTGATCCTTGGTGCACCTTTGATTGCACAGTTTACCAAATTGGATCCACTGCCACCGTCTGATGTCACCAAAGCAATGTTAGCAGAAGCTGATGCACTTTTTGAACAGGGGAAATATCTGAATCTCtatgaaaagttcaaaaattaTAAA GATGGAAGTAGTGCAGAAATGTTGTGGCGACTTTCTCGAGCACTTTATCACATGTCAAAAAGTGCAAACCCAGACGAAGCGAAAGCAATGATTTACGAAGCTTATGATCTTGTGTCCAAAGCCTTGTCGCTCGAAGATGACATATCACAAGTTCATAAATGGTACACCGTTCTGTTGGATAGTAAATCTGAATACGAGGGTAAAAAAGCACGTATTCAACAATTACAAACTGTGAAGAATCATATGCTG aGAGCGCTTGAGTTGAATCCAAAAGACGCAACGATTTTGTATATGTTGGGGAATTGGTGCTATTGTGTAGCCGATCTCGCCTGGTATCAGAGGAAGATTGCAGCAGTCATTTTTGCAGCTCCTCCAACTTCGTCTTTCCAAGAGGCTTTAGAATTTCTGCTCAAAGCAGAAGAAATCGATCCGAATTTTTACAGCCAGAATTTACTCCTGCTTGGAAAAACTTATCTCAAATTGAATAACAAAGAAGAAGGAGTGAAATACTTGAAAATGGCATCGGAATATCCTGCGAGAAACAACGATGATCAGGACGCTAAACAAGAAGCAACGAAACTACTCAGTGGCTTATGA